Below is a genomic region from Flavobacterium ginsengisoli.
ATTCAGAACACCACTACCTTACTGAAAATCTAGATGCCGAAAGTATTGCCAATTTATATTTGAAATTTGAAGCAGAAAAAGCGCCTTTTGCTGTAACCAAAGAAGAATTAATAAAATACATTCAAGGCGTAATCGAACTCAAAAAAACGGTATTACAATAACATTTTCGACACAACTACTCAAAATCTTAAACTGTTTACAAAAACAGGTAAAAACACCTATAGCCACAATTTTATTTAGTGGTAATATTGCATTGAATAATTTTTAGTTTCTAAAAAAAAGCTTCTAGAGAGCTTCTTAATTTTTTGTCACTTTTTTTTTGGAACAGAAAGTGGGATTTCAAATCGCTGGTACCGATTGGAAATTTCACTTTTTTTTGTTTCTCTAACCGCCTATTTTACCGCAAAGAACGCAAAGAATTACGCAAAGTTCGCTAAGTTTTTTTGAGAAGTTTTTGAAGACGCAAAGCTTTATCTCCACAAAGCTTTGCGAATTTTATTTCAACATAGCCCGTGGTTTCAACCACGGGGACACAAAGCATATCTCAATTCATCTCTGAGCATCCCGCGGTTCAAACCACGGGTTATATTTGAATATTAGATAGTAATTAGAATCTTTTTTAAAACGCAAAGTTCGCAAAGTTTTTCTCTCGCAGATTTAGCAGATTTAAGAGATTTTGTTTTATCTGCTTAATCTGCAAAATCTGCGGGAAAACTATGTTGCCATAAAGCTTTGCGAACTTTGGGGTTTTATTAAGTCTTTAATTAAAAATTCTTAGCGCTCTTTGCGTTAAAAAAACATCACACATAAAGCCTAAAATCAAATTTCAGGCTGTATTTTTGCGTTCTGTAAATGCCAAGAAATTAAAGTCCAAATGACTAGAGAACATTATATTCCGTTTAATAAAGAATTTTTACTGGAACAGCAAATTTTAGCTTTTGCTGAAAATCCAGATAAGGTTAGCGATTTTAAGAAATTGTTCGAAATTATCGAACATTATTATCATTACGAATCTTTTAACCTAAATAGAAATCTAAAACAGCATTACGCGCTCTACGATCCAGATTTAAGCGAAAAAGAACGTGAACAGTTTATCAATAAAAGCAATTTTCCTGTTTTTAAAGAAACACTTCTCAAAGTTTTAGAACGCGGCAATTACTATAGAATCGATCAGAAAGCATTAAACGAAGCTTTTGACGAATCTGATTTGATCGGGCTGAATCTTTCTATCGATTTTAATGCTTTTAAAGATTTCGAACTTTATGCACGCGGACATCATAAAGCTAAAGAAAAGATCAAAAAATACTTTTTCTGGACCAAAGAAGTCGAGATTGAATATTACGATCGTGTTCTCATTTATCTGAATTATAGCGATGCAGATTATCTTAAAGAAAAGAAAGTCAAATTGGGCAAAATGCCTATTGATCCAGGTTCTATTGCTTTAAAAATCTTTAAACGCGTTCCTAAAAACGATCTCGAAACGGTTTTTCCAAATGCCATTCCGAAAATGTCTCTAAAGGATAAATTATTGCTTTGGGTTCCAGGTGTTTTTGGTGGACTTTCTCTATTAAGCGCTAAAGTGATTCCTGCTTTAATTAATATGTACGAAGCCTATCAAACGGGCGAAACAATAGATTTATTAAACAGTAAAACTTCTTTAAATCAAGGTTTAATTGCACTAGGAATTTTAGGAGCATATTGTTTTCGTCAATACAACAATTTCATCAATAAAAAAATCCGTTATTCTAAAACGCTTTCAGACAGTTTGTATTTTAAAAATGTCGGAAACAACAGCGGAGCATTTTATTCTTTACTGAATTCTTCTGAAGAAGAAGCTTTAAAAGAAACGATTCTTGCCTATACTTTTTTGCACGAAAGCGAAAAATCTTTAACAGCAGAAGAACTAGACAATCAAATAGAATCTTGGTTTAAAACCCAACTAAATACCGACTTAGATTTTGATGTAAACGATGCTTTATTAAAATTAAAAAGCATTGGTTTAGGAATA
It encodes:
- a CDS encoding TMEM143 family protein; the protein is MTREHYIPFNKEFLLEQQILAFAENPDKVSDFKKLFEIIEHYYHYESFNLNRNLKQHYALYDPDLSEKEREQFINKSNFPVFKETLLKVLERGNYYRIDQKALNEAFDESDLIGLNLSIDFNAFKDFELYARGHHKAKEKIKKYFFWTKEVEIEYYDRVLIYLNYSDADYLKEKKVKLGKMPIDPGSIALKIFKRVPKNDLETVFPNAIPKMSLKDKLLLWVPGVFGGLSLLSAKVIPALINMYEAYQTGETIDLLNSKTSLNQGLIALGILGAYCFRQYNNFINKKIRYSKTLSDSLYFKNVGNNSGAFYSLLNSSEEEALKETILAYTFLHESEKSLTAEELDNQIESWFKTQLNTDLDFDVNDALLKLKSIGLGIETNEKWNVIPLNEALVAIDELWDNVFQYNQNVDSLKN